A part of Brassica rapa cultivar Chiifu-401-42 chromosome A05, CAAS_Brap_v3.01, whole genome shotgun sequence genomic DNA contains:
- the LOC103854435 gene encoding uncharacterized protein LOC103854435, with the protein MSRKNVSGSVGVWQSNNGYYGYGYGGGYMEKRQLFLKSYQFSRKQSLTEKIKRSVRRVVKKVVWMRLKSARRMKRVVWSRLKMAFFYRRRRFFRLLHPNKPSSYYCFY; encoded by the coding sequence ATGAGCAGAAAAAACGTCAGCGGCAGCGTTGGCGTTTGGCAGAGCAATAACGGCTACTATGGATATGGCTATGGAGGAGGATACATGGAGAAGAGACAGCTGTTCCTCAAGAGCTACCAGTTCTCTAGAAAACAAAGCTTAACGGAGAAGATTAAGAGGTCTGTGAGGAGAGTGGTGAAGAAAGTTGTCTGGATGAGGTTGAAATCCGCTCGGAGGATGAAACGCGTCGTTTGGTCGCGTCTCAAAATGGCGTTCTTCTACCGCCGTAGACGCTTCTTTCGTCTCCTTCACCCGAACAAACCCTCCTCTTATTACTGCTTCTACTaa
- the LOC103854434 gene encoding germin-like protein subfamily 2 member 3 translates to MAVSMTHLLVTIMLLAAHSAFAETNMLQDLCVADLKGSKVNGYPCKDPSQVTPEDFYYMGLANAADTSNTSMGSAVTAGNVEKIPGLNMMGTSMSRIDYAPGGLNPPHLHPRASEAIFVLEGSLFVGFLTTSGKLISKHVKKGDVFAFPRALLHFQQNPNKTPASVIAAFDSQNPGTQSVGPSLFGANPPIPDDLLAKAFSLGTNEIQNIKGKFQKK, encoded by the exons ATGGCAGTTTCCATGACTCATCTTCTTGTTACCATCATGCTTCTAGCCGCCCACTCGGCCTTCGCAGAAACAAACATGCTTCAAGATTTGTGTGTTGCTGATCTCAAGG GTTCAAAAGTCAACGGATACCCATGCAAAGACCCATCACAAGTAACACCAGAGGACTTCTACTACATGGGCTTAGCCAATGCTGCAGACACCAGCAACACCTCAATGGGCTCAGCCGTCACAGCAGGCAACGTTGAGAAAATCCCTGGCCTCAACATGATGGGTACCTCCATGTCTCGTATCGACTACGCACCAGGCGGACTCAACCCGCCTCATCTTCATCCCCGAGCTTCCGAGGCCATATTCGTCCTCGAAGGAAGTCTCTTCGTCGGCTTCTTGACCACCTCTGGAAAACTCATCTCCAAACACGTCAAAAAAGGAGACGTCTTTGCATTCCCGAGAGCTCTCCTCCATTTCCAGCAGAACCCTAACAAAACTCCTGCCTCCGTGATCGCTGCTTTCGATAGTCAGAACCCTGGGACTCAGAGTGTTGGACCGTCTCTGTTTGGTGCTAACCCTCCCATTCCTGATGACTTGCTTGCCAAGGCGTTCTCGCTTGGAACAAATGAGATTCAGAATATTAAGGGAAAATTCCAAAAGAAATGA
- the LOC103854433 gene encoding heavy metal-associated isoprenylated plant protein 43, translating into MTVKKVEIKVDINCGKCNSAILEAVTEIEGVNHISLDEGKSVLTVVGTMDPVCVASRLRKIKQKPVIISVGPPPKPPEPPKPPVVPEPPKPPPPAPEPPKHVCKCKPMSPYPPPYCARCDLVSVTTYESGSGCTIV; encoded by the exons ATGACTGTTAAG AAAGTTGAGATCAAGGTGGATATAAACTGTGGTAAATGCAATAGCGCAATTTTGGAAGCAGTCACGGAGATAGAAG GTGTGAATCATATTTCACTAGATGAGGGGAAGAGCGTACTCACCGTGGTGGGGACAATGGATCCGGTCTGCGTTGCATCACGTCTTAGGAAGATTAAACAGAAACCTGTAATCATCAGCGTcggaccaccacctaaacctcCTGAACCGCCAAAGCCTCCAGTAGTGCCTGAGCCACCAAAGCCTCCTCCACCAGCACCTGAACCACCAAAGCATGTATGCAAATGCAAGCCTATGTCTCCTTACCCACCTCCTTACTGCGCCAGATGCGATCTTGTGTCTGTTACTACCTATGAAAGTGGAAGCGGCTGCACCATTGTTTGA
- the LOC103854430 gene encoding pectin acetylesterase 12, with protein sequence MNKLLLLVGFVVVLGTTQANEYLDFNVTEIDRIEELEFGFSKYSSNLNPLLVGLTLIRGADSGAVCLDGTLPGYHLHRGHGSGANSWLIQLEGGGWCNNVRTCVYRKKTRRGSSNYMEKQLQFTGILSDKAQENPDFFNWNRVKLRYCDGASFSGDGQNQAAQLQFRGERIWRAAIADLKAKGMRYANQALLSGCSAGGLAAILRCDEFRNLFPGSTKVKCLSDAGLFLDTADVSGGRTIRNLYNGVVNFQSVKNNLPRMCTNHLDPTSCFFPQNLISQMKTPLFIVNAAYDTWQIQSSIAPTSADPRGFWHDCRLNHAKCTPSQIRFLQGFRDQMLRVVKGFSMSRHNGLFINSCFAHCQTERQDTWFADDSPVIRKKAVAIAVGDWYFDRAEVKLIDCPYPCDKSCHNLVFR encoded by the exons ATGAACAAGCTTCTGCTGTTGGTAGGCTTTGTTGTAGTGCTAGGAACTACTCAAGCAAATGAGTATTTAGATTTCAATGTGACAGAGATAGACCGCATTGAGGAGCTAGAGTTTGGATTCTCCAAGTACAGCTCAAATTTGAACCCTTTATTAGTTGGTCTCACTCTCATCAGAGGAGCTGATTCTGGAGctg TTTGTTTGGATGGAACATTGCCTGGATACCACTTGCACCGTGGACATGGATCCGGAGCTAACAGCTGGCTAATTCAATTGGAG GGAGGAGGATGGTGCAACAACGTCAGGACCTGTGTATACAGGAAGAAGACTCGACGTGGTTCATCTAACTACATGGAGAAGCAGCTTCAGTTTACAGGAATACTGAGTGATAAAGCTCAAGAGAATCCTG ACTTCTTTAACTGGAATAGAGTTAAGCTTCGTTACTGTGATGGCGCTTCTTTCAGTGGAGATGGTCAGAATCAGGCTGCACAGCTTCAGTTTAGAGGAGAGCGTATCTGGAGAGCAGCCATAGCTGATCTGAAAGCCAAAGGAATGCGATACGCCAACCAG GCACTTCTCTCTGGATGTTCTGCTGGTGGTTTAGCAGCAATTTTACGCTGTGATGAGTTTAGGAACTTGTTCCCTGGTTCCACCAAGGTCAAGTGCTTGAGTGATGCTGGCTTGTTCTTGGACAC AGCTGATGTTTCTGGTGGCCGCACAATCAGAAACTTATACAACGGTGTAGTAAATTTTCAG AGTGTGAAGAACAACCTGCCTCGTATGTGCACAAACCATCTAGACCCAACCTCG TGTTTCTTCCCACAGAATCTGATCAGTCAGATGAAAACTCCACTTTTTATTGTCAATGCAGCATATGATACATGGCAG ATTCAAAGCAGCATAGCTCCAACATCAGCTGACCCTAGAGGCTTTTGGCATGACTGTAGACTAAACCATGCAAAATGCACACCTTCACAAATCCGGTTCTTGCAAGGATTCAGGGATCAGATGCTGAGAGTAGTGAAGGGCTTCTCAATGTCTAGACATAATGGTTTGTTCATAAACTCATGTTTCGCTCACTGCCAAACCGAGAGGCAGGACACTTGGTTCGCTGATGATTCTCCTGTCATAAGAAAAAAG GCTGTGGCTATAGCTGTGGGAGATTGGTATTTTGATAGAGCAGAAGTGAAGTTAATTGATTGTCCTTACCCTTGTGACAAGAGCTGCCACAACTTGGTGTTCAGATGA
- the LOC103854432 gene encoding probable serine/threonine-protein kinase kinX isoform X2, whose translation MASDSQTATATTSEKPVENKVDEEAKLMEKEIVLEDKPVSDSSLAVTKEENISQTPAADVKEVAAVVKEEESTEKVTDENGEKKVAEQVEVKEPILVKESVEEVKVEAGDAEKEEGKGKDEDGEEKVAVQVELKEPVLLKESVEEVKVEALDVEKAEEKGTVECVAEEDNKDKEESKVLDVSESAGGKQVDVVQLVREVPEETVEDKIKDVEVLEVEPKIEASEKVEVVKTTETTPETTEQAKDELVGKLEDTIVVETKDSKDEQTSESGSIINQDSDTAPKKETDGDASSPADVTEKAITEEKHVVEEPSKDEPENVSETKDVATKVATEEENIKKDTEDVKSEETLKETEGNKQEESVKEKVPEAVETAPPVVKEIEEPEVTTKEEVVVKQKSSNSIMSKVKKSLVKAKKAIIGKSPSSKTISTQEAKEDIKAK comes from the exons ATGGCTTCTGATTCTCAAACCGCAACTGCAACTACATCTGAAAAG CCAGTGGAGAACAAGGTGGACGAGGAGGCTAAGTTGATGGAGAAAGAGATTGTTTTGGAGGATAAACCGGTTTCAGATTCAAGCCTGGCTGTTACTAAGGAGGAGAACATCAGTCAAACTCCTGCTGCAGACGTAAAGGAGGTTGCAGCAGTTGTGAAAGAAGAGGAATCTACGGAGAAGGTGACAGATGAAAATGGTGAGAAGAAGGTAGCTGAACAAGTGGAAGTTAAAGAACCAATTCTTGTGAAAGAGAGTGTTGAAGAAGTTAAGGTTGAAGCTG GTGATGCAGAGAAAGAGGAAGGGAAAGGAAAAGATGAAGATGGTGAGGAGAAGGTAGCTGTACAAGTGGAGCTTAAGGAACCAGTACTTTTGAAAGAGAGTGTTGAAGAAGTTAAGGTTGAAGCTCTTGATGTGGAGAAAGCAGAAGAGAAGGGAACCGTTGAATGTGTAGCTGAAGAAGACAACAAAGATAAGGAGGAGAGCAAGGTGCTTGATGTTTCTGAATCAGCCGGAGGCAAACAAGTTGATGTTGTTCAACTTGTTAGAGAAGTACCTGAAGAGACTGTAGAAGACAAGATCAAAGACGTTGAGGTTCTTGAAGTAGAGCCAAAGATAGAAGCTTCTGAAAAAGTTGAAGTAGTGAAAACAACGGAAACAACACCTGAAACAACAGAACAAGCTAAGGATGAGCTTGTGGGAAAGCTGGAGGATACCATTGTTGTTGAGACCAAAGACTCCAAGGATGAACAGACTTCTGAATCTGGTTCTATTATAAACCAAGATTCAGACACTGCCCCCAAAAAGGAGACAGATGGAGACGCTTCTTCTCCTGCTGATGTCACTGAGAAGGCCATCACCGAAGAGAAGCATGTAGTGGAAGAACCATCAAAGGATGAACCAGAGAACGTAAGTGAAACAAAAGATGTCGCCACTAAAGTAGCtacagaagaagaaaacatcAAGAAGGACACTGAAGATGTCAAGAGTGAAGAGACTTTGAAAGAAACTGAAGGAAACAAACAAGAGGAATCAGTCAAGGAGAAAGTACCAGAGGCTGTAGAAACAGCACCACCTGTTGTTAAAGAGATCGAAGAGCCAGAAGTCACAACCAAAGAAGAAGTTGTTGTCAAGCAAAAAAGTTCAAACAGCATCATGTCAAAGGTGAAGAAGTCTCTTGTTAAGGCAAAGAAAGCAATCATTGGTAAATCTCCAAGCTCTAAGACTATCTCAACTCAAGAAGCCAAAGAAGACATCAAAGCCAAGTGA
- the LOC103854432 gene encoding probable inactive protein kinase DDB_G0270444 isoform X1, whose amino-acid sequence MASDSQTATATTSEKPVENKVDEEAKLMEKEIVLEDKPVSDSSLAVTKEENISQTPAADVKEVAAVVKEEESTEKVTDENGEKKVAEQVEVKEPILVKESVEEVKVEAGDAEKGKDEKGEEKIAEEVELKEPTLVKESVEEVKVEAGDAEKEEGKGKVENGEEKVAEEVEVKEPALVKESVEEVKVEAGDAEKEEGKGKDEDGEEKVAVQVELKEPVLLKESVEEVKVEALDVEKAEEKGTVECVAEEDNKDKEESKVLDVSESAGGKQVDVVQLVREVPEETVEDKIKDVEVLEVEPKIEASEKVEVVKTTETTPETTEQAKDELVGKLEDTIVVETKDSKDEQTSESGSIINQDSDTAPKKETDGDASSPADVTEKAITEEKHVVEEPSKDEPENVSETKDVATKVATEEENIKKDTEDVKSEETLKETEGNKQEESVKEKVPEAVETAPPVVKEIEEPEVTTKEEVVVKQKSSNSIMSKVKKSLVKAKKAIIGKSPSSKTISTQEAKEDIKAK is encoded by the exons ATGGCTTCTGATTCTCAAACCGCAACTGCAACTACATCTGAAAAG CCAGTGGAGAACAAGGTGGACGAGGAGGCTAAGTTGATGGAGAAAGAGATTGTTTTGGAGGATAAACCGGTTTCAGATTCAAGCCTGGCTGTTACTAAGGAGGAGAACATCAGTCAAACTCCTGCTGCAGACGTAAAGGAGGTTGCAGCAGTTGTGAAAGAAGAGGAATCTACGGAGAAGGTGACAGATGAAAATGGTGAGAAGAAGGTAGCTGAACAAGTGGAAGTTAAAGAACCAATTCTTGTGAAAGAGAGTGTTGAAGAAGTTAAGGTTGAAGCTGGTGATGCAGAGaaaggaaaagatgaaaagggtGAGGAGAAGATAGCTGAAGAAGTGGAGCTTAAGGAGCCAACCCTTGTGAAAGAGAGTGTTGAAGAAGTTAAGGTTGAAGCTGGTGATGCAGAGAAAGAAGAAGGGAAAGGAAAAGTTGAAAATGGTGAGGAGAAGGTAGCTGAAGAAGTGGAAGTTAAAGAACCAGCCCTTGTGAAAGAGAGTGTTGAAGAAGTTAAGGTCGAAGCTGGTGATGCAGAGAAAGAGGAAGGGAAAGGAAAAGATGAAGATGGTGAGGAGAAGGTAGCTGTACAAGTGGAGCTTAAGGAACCAGTACTTTTGAAAGAGAGTGTTGAAGAAGTTAAGGTTGAAGCTCTTGATGTGGAGAAAGCAGAAGAGAAGGGAACCGTTGAATGTGTAGCTGAAGAAGACAACAAAGATAAGGAGGAGAGCAAGGTGCTTGATGTTTCTGAATCAGCCGGAGGCAAACAAGTTGATGTTGTTCAACTTGTTAGAGAAGTACCTGAAGAGACTGTAGAAGACAAGATCAAAGACGTTGAGGTTCTTGAAGTAGAGCCAAAGATAGAAGCTTCTGAAAAAGTTGAAGTAGTGAAAACAACGGAAACAACACCTGAAACAACAGAACAAGCTAAGGATGAGCTTGTGGGAAAGCTGGAGGATACCATTGTTGTTGAGACCAAAGACTCCAAGGATGAACAGACTTCTGAATCTGGTTCTATTATAAACCAAGATTCAGACACTGCCCCCAAAAAGGAGACAGATGGAGACGCTTCTTCTCCTGCTGATGTCACTGAGAAGGCCATCACCGAAGAGAAGCATGTAGTGGAAGAACCATCAAAGGATGAACCAGAGAACGTAAGTGAAACAAAAGATGTCGCCACTAAAGTAGCtacagaagaagaaaacatcAAGAAGGACACTGAAGATGTCAAGAGTGAAGAGACTTTGAAAGAAACTGAAGGAAACAAACAAGAGGAATCAGTCAAGGAGAAAGTACCAGAGGCTGTAGAAACAGCACCACCTGTTGTTAAAGAGATCGAAGAGCCAGAAGTCACAACCAAAGAAGAAGTTGTTGTCAAGCAAAAAAGTTCAAACAGCATCATGTCAAAGGTGAAGAAGTCTCTTGTTAAGGCAAAGAAAGCAATCATTGGTAAATCTCCAAGCTCTAAGACTATCTCAACTCAAGAAGCCAAAGAAGACATCAAAGCCAAGTGA